In the genome of Ignavibacteriota bacterium, one region contains:
- a CDS encoding type II secretion system F family protein, protein MIELRFNALKANGQAISGTISAPTFAAGKKKIQELVEKHGLKTKSIERKSTFIFKVRKGSEKPFTGEQKAFNKQEVVQALSKLGYNVISVNKKLLEFNLKPPAQEIVSFVKISAELLDQKLPYSEIMTLLQNDLENKTLRETLKQINNELKKGADSEAVYLKYEGVFGKFTAYMLGLASKSGNMTEIYRATAKFLERQQEFKKNLRSALITPVITLFVLFIAVLFYVGYIFPETAKLFLKFDIPLPPMTAATLDFSDFILSNPILLTLVIFAPPIILWRFSKTEKGKFFLDRYMLKIPIMGSLIHKTNIEVFCRVFYTLYTGSADSIEPIRIAAEATGNRYFESQIKNVSIPLMVSKGIGLTDAFEASGIFTPTAISRFHSGEETGTIKNTAKQLANYYESETVFRLKNVIEMIQVFIAMIIMVVMIGLTLVSAETATISPKPPTM, encoded by the coding sequence ATGATAGAATTACGTTTTAACGCACTTAAAGCAAATGGACAAGCAATTTCCGGAACAATTAGTGCTCCTACTTTTGCCGCAGGTAAAAAGAAAATTCAAGAATTGGTTGAAAAGCACGGTCTGAAAACCAAATCAATTGAAAGAAAATCCACATTTATATTTAAAGTAAGAAAGGGAAGTGAAAAACCTTTTACCGGCGAACAAAAAGCATTCAATAAACAGGAAGTTGTTCAGGCTTTATCAAAATTGGGTTATAATGTAATTTCAGTAAATAAAAAATTATTGGAATTTAATTTAAAACCGCCTGCACAAGAAATTGTTTCATTCGTAAAAATAAGCGCAGAATTGTTAGATCAAAAATTACCTTATAGTGAAATTATGACTTTGCTTCAAAACGATCTTGAAAACAAAACTTTAAGAGAAACGTTAAAGCAAATTAATAATGAACTTAAAAAAGGTGCAGATAGTGAAGCAGTCTATTTGAAATATGAAGGCGTGTTCGGAAAGTTTACTGCTTACATGCTTGGACTGGCATCAAAAAGCGGTAACATGACGGAAATTTACCGAGCAACAGCGAAATTTTTGGAAAGACAACAGGAATTTAAAAAGAATTTAAGAAGCGCATTGATCACTCCTGTAATTACATTATTTGTTCTTTTTATAGCTGTACTTTTTTATGTAGGATATATTTTCCCGGAAACCGCAAAACTATTTTTAAAGTTTGATATCCCACTTCCTCCAATGACAGCTGCTACATTAGATTTTAGTGATTTTATACTTTCAAACCCTATTTTATTAACATTGGTAATATTTGCTCCGCCAATAATATTATGGCGATTTTCTAAAACCGAGAAAGGTAAATTTTTTCTCGATAGATATATGCTGAAGATTCCGATTATGGGATCCCTGATTCACAAAACAAATATAGAAGTTTTTTGCCGAGTATTTTACACTCTTTATACCGGTTCGGCAGACAGTATTGAACCTATTAGGATTGCCGCAGAAGCAACCGGCAACAGATACTTTGAAAGTCAAATTAAAAATGTCTCGATTCCACTGATGGTAAGCAAAGGTATTGGTCTTACGGACGCATTTGAAGCGAGCGGCATTTTTACACCTACAGCAATTTCAAGATTTCATTCCGGAGAAGAAACCGGAACAATAAAAAATACAGCAAAACAATTGGCAAATTATTATGAGAGTGAAACTGTATTTAGACTTAAAAATGTTATTGAAATGATTCAAGTTTTTATTGCAATGATAATTATGGTTGTTATGATAGGATTAACTTTAGTTTCTGCTGAAACAGCAACAATAAGTCCAAAACCACCAACAATGTAA
- a CDS encoding type II/IV secretion system protein, with translation MVEEKLEMTDKIGYLLLKKGIIDLDILEKALQIKDKEFGNAKRNLGQILVQEFGFDHDVVFREIAILYAFKEIIFNPLEYTEAIIIEMQKILEEAGEDVKQQLLSHKVLPFKFDDRIRDKLILAAIDPTDRSLTKIAYNLKAKKYELNFIKKKDYEKLVDLLVPKENEFMQMVESSDEIMQVEIDENNVSEEQLDSEINKSALVNLVEAALVEGVRRGVSDIHIVPKSARKTEIHFRQDGKLQLWYTQDNTLPEAVMAVVKDRSKGLDRFEREKAQDGFIQRQIDNVVIRYRVSVLPMVGTELKSKFESIVIRILDDRNVIKDLSKLGLVGYAKKAFEKAINQPQGMVILTGPTGSGKSTTLIAALYQVIDPSVNVLTVEDPVEYVIDGARQLKIGHKMNFEQAIRSILRHDPDIVLVGEMRDKETAETAIKLANTGHLTFSTLHTNDAPSAVARLFKMGVEPFLIAYAINIIVAQRLIRRLCENCKRKVTEFDAAEMEAHGLNAEEWKNYEIYEAVGCEKCNKTGYKGRLAIHEALYFSKEIREIIVRSGNDVDEEAIRVQAKKDGTLNLRDNGFEKAKIGLTSIPEVIAATMEE, from the coding sequence ATGGTTGAAGAAAAATTAGAAATGACAGATAAGATTGGTTACCTCCTACTAAAAAAAGGGATAATCGATTTGGATATTCTCGAGAAAGCTCTTCAAATTAAAGATAAAGAATTTGGAAATGCCAAACGTAACTTGGGTCAAATATTAGTTCAGGAATTTGGCTTCGACCATGACGTTGTCTTTAGAGAAATAGCAATTCTTTATGCTTTCAAAGAGATTATATTCAATCCTTTAGAATATACTGAAGCAATAATTATCGAAATGCAGAAAATTTTGGAAGAAGCCGGCGAGGATGTTAAACAGCAGCTTTTATCGCATAAAGTACTTCCTTTTAAATTTGACGATAGAATAAGAGATAAACTTATTCTTGCGGCAATTGATCCTACAGATAGGTCACTTACTAAAATTGCGTATAACCTTAAAGCTAAAAAATATGAACTTAATTTTATAAAAAAGAAAGACTACGAAAAATTGGTCGATCTATTAGTTCCGAAAGAAAATGAGTTCATGCAGATGGTTGAATCTTCTGATGAAATAATGCAGGTTGAAATTGATGAAAACAACGTATCTGAGGAACAGTTAGATTCAGAAATAAATAAAAGCGCGTTAGTAAATTTAGTTGAAGCCGCTTTAGTAGAAGGAGTTAGAAGAGGTGTAAGTGATATTCATATAGTACCTAAAAGTGCAAGGAAAACAGAGATCCATTTTCGTCAAGACGGAAAACTGCAGTTATGGTATACACAAGATAACACATTGCCGGAAGCTGTTATGGCGGTTGTAAAAGATAGATCAAAAGGTCTTGACAGATTTGAACGTGAAAAAGCACAAGACGGATTCATTCAAAGACAAATTGATAATGTTGTTATTCGTTACAGAGTTTCAGTTTTACCTATGGTAGGTACAGAACTTAAAAGTAAATTTGAAAGTATAGTAATAAGAATACTAGATGATAGAAATGTTATAAAAGATTTAAGCAAACTTGGCTTAGTTGGTTATGCCAAAAAAGCATTCGAAAAAGCAATTAATCAACCGCAGGGTATGGTTATTTTGACCGGACCAACGGGAAGCGGTAAGAGTACAACACTAATTGCAGCATTATACCAAGTTATTGATCCCTCCGTAAATGTTCTTACTGTTGAAGATCCTGTGGAATATGTAATTGATGGTGCACGCCAATTGAAGATTGGTCATAAAATGAATTTTGAACAGGCTATAAGATCAATTTTAAGACATGACCCAGATATAGTTCTTGTTGGTGAAATGAGAGACAAGGAAACGGCCGAAACCGCTATTAAATTAGCAAATACGGGTCACTTAACTTTTTCAACATTACATACCAACGATGCGCCAAGTGCGGTTGCGAGATTATTTAAAATGGGAGTTGAACCATTTTTAATTGCTTATGCAATAAATATAATTGTTGCTCAAAGATTGATTAGAAGATTGTGTGAAAATTGTAAACGAAAAGTTACAGAATTTGATGCCGCTGAAATGGAAGCACATGGATTGAATGCTGAAGAATGGAAAAATTATGAAATTTATGAAGCTGTTGGATGTGAAAAATGCAATAAGACAGGTTATAAAGGGAGATTGGCAATACACGAAGCTCTTTATTTTTCTAAAGAAATTAGGGAGATAATTGTTAGATCCGGAAACGATGTTGATGAAGAAGCTATAAGGGTGCAAGCAAAAAAGGATGGTACATTAAACTTAAGAGATAACGGTTTTGAAAAAGCCAAAATAGGATTAACATCTATTCCTGAAGTAATTGCCGCAACAATGGAAGAATAA
- a CDS encoding PilT/PilU family type 4a pilus ATPase produces the protein MINHALEILSKFAKSIPEAYIGMDRTNYIIEKSQELSIKEKDLLIKLINHILTVMVDRGASDIEIGGPGSGNYIWFRIQGIKQRIKDLPNLKIEEATLLIAAFLNKNQHRHLMVNRNLDFSYSFRYIKENVNVRFRADAYYDLDCLTLNMRAISSKLRTIQSYDFHPYALQAMSHNYIKFGLSLITGITGSGKSTTLDAIIDLHNQTVPCQIITIASPIEFVHASNQCIIKHREIGRDVLSFKDGVSQALRQDPDIIIIGEMRDPDTILAALEVADTGHKVFSTLHTSSAIESIDRIIAEVNPVEQERVRMRLADVLVSVVSQKLIPGLDGKLVLAKEILVVTPSVKAAIKNNNTSEIYMMMNQGGNLGMITMEQDLMRLYQQRKISKENMIAFANNKTRMQQLFKAV, from the coding sequence ATGATAAATCATGCACTTGAAATATTATCAAAATTTGCGAAGTCTATTCCTGAAGCATATATCGGTATGGATAGGACAAATTATATAATAGAAAAATCTCAAGAATTAAGCATTAAAGAAAAAGATCTTCTTATAAAATTGATCAATCACATTTTAACAGTAATGGTTGATAGAGGAGCCTCGGATATTGAAATAGGCGGACCCGGATCTGGAAATTATATCTGGTTCAGAATTCAAGGGATTAAGCAGAGAATTAAAGATTTGCCAAATCTTAAAATTGAAGAAGCAACTTTATTGATTGCAGCTTTTTTAAATAAAAATCAACACCGTCATTTAATGGTAAACAGAAATTTGGATTTCAGTTATTCCTTTAGATACATAAAAGAAAATGTAAATGTTAGATTCAGAGCCGATGCTTATTATGATTTGGATTGTTTGACTTTGAACATGCGTGCCATTTCAAGTAAATTAAGAACAATTCAAAGTTATGATTTTCATCCATATGCATTGCAGGCAATGAGTCATAATTACATTAAATTCGGACTTTCTTTAATAACCGGTATAACAGGTTCGGGAAAATCAACTACTCTTGATGCAATAATTGATCTTCACAATCAAACGGTTCCTTGTCAAATAATAACAATAGCTTCACCAATCGAATTTGTTCATGCATCAAACCAATGCATAATAAAACATAGGGAAATTGGGAGAGATGTTCTATCATTTAAAGATGGTGTTTCTCAAGCATTAAGACAAGATCCCGATATTATAATAATTGGTGAAATGAGAGATCCCGATACAATTTTAGCTGCGCTAGAAGTTGCGGATACAGGTCATAAAGTATTTTCTACATTGCACACTTCTTCGGCAATTGAATCAATAGATAGAATTATTGCAGAAGTTAATCCGGTTGAACAAGAAAGGGTTAGAATGCGTTTGGCCGATGTTTTGGTTTCGGTAGTTTCACAAAAATTAATTCCAGGTTTGGATGGAAAATTAGTATTGGCAAAAGAAATATTGGTAGTTACTCCAAGTGTAAAAGCGGCTATCAAAAATAATAATACAAGTGAAATTTATATGATGATGAATCAAGGCGGGAACCTTGGAATGATTACAATGGAACAGGATTTAATGCGATTATATCAGCAAAGAAAAATTTCAAAAGAAAATATGATAGCATTTGCTAATAACAAAACAAGAATGCAACAATTATTTAAAGCGGTATAA